A stretch of Malus sylvestris chromosome 11, drMalSylv7.2, whole genome shotgun sequence DNA encodes these proteins:
- the LOC126588987 gene encoding uncharacterized protein LOC126588987, translated as MEKPSILSISPIRAQYNKTRPISVVPCLVRGETKLNEISASLGVLGETLPQPWDSLIPSLFRSFRLVLGPFRFAPPIYFFFHTLIYFFFPTACIQTKREKEKKEKKKSRRKRAKGKRFCYGLLGEKKMENLGQARTAVIDGSKVELGDLEDNFMEKSMVPEPLLWNCTIDVMEDRRILVLHYLFLLPSDEVRFVVVVCLGA; from the exons ATGGAGAAACCTTCTATTCTCTCAATCTCCCCCATTCGGGCGCAATATAACAAGACCCGGCCCATTAG TGTAGTCCCATGTTTGGTCCGTGGTGAGACTAAGTTAAATGAGATATCGGCCTCACTAGGAGTTCTTGGCGAGACCCTCCCCCAACCATGGGACTCGCTAATACCATCTTTGTTTCGCTCTTTCCGCTTGGTGCTTGGTCCCTTCCGCTTTGCCCCTCCCATCTACTTCTTCTTCCATACTCTTATCTACTTCTTCTTCCCCACAGCTTGCATACagacaaagagagagaaagagaagaaggagaagaagaagagccgCAGAAAGAGGGCAAAGGGGAAAAGGTTTTGTTATGGGCTACTGGGTGAGAAGAAGATGGAG AATCTAGGGCAAGCAAGGACAGCGGTCATCGATGGATCTAAAGTCGAACTGGGTGACCTCGAAGATAACTTCATGG AGAAGTCAATGGTGCCTGAGCCCCTGCTATGGAATTGTACTATTGATGTTATGGAAGATAGGAGGATCTTAGTACTGCACTATCTGTTTCTGTTGCCAAGTGATGAAGTCAG GTTCGTGGTGGTGGTGTGCCTCGGTGCTTGA